The Pyrus communis chromosome 14, drPyrComm1.1, whole genome shotgun sequence sequence CACAATTCTTTCGGAAAATTTCCAAGCTGAGTGACTGGGTGTTCATTTCTTTGATAATTTATCTGGGTATGTTACATGAAGTGTGCTATACATTCTCTCAAGTTTATGCTGCCAAATCGGCAGGAAAACAACTCCGACCCTGGCATGCCAAATACAATTTCTTCAGCACCCCCGGCGCAGTGTAATACGAAACAGGTGAGGCCTACTGTTCTGTGATGGGCGCAAGTGATTGTTGTTCGAATGCAGCATACGTATGAAAATTTTGCTCCAAGTCAACAGAGTCCATGCTGAGTGGATTTAAGTTGAAAGTTGAGGTCTCTGCCCGCTAAAAATTTCTTCGCTTTCGGGTAATAATCTCTGGTCGATATCTTCTAGGCTCTTCATCAAAGTTGGCCTTCCAAGTTCCTGGATCTGTAGCACGGAAAAAGCAGTCTTACGTTAAGAACTGATGATGTATAATTGGGACATTGACTTGTACTGCAAGGTTCAGTTTCAAAATAGAACAAAAGTCTGCAATTTTCCAAGCACAGAAGACGGGGAATTCGCAGAAACTAACCAGACAGTCACACAAAAACCCACACTCGAAGCAAAGCTGATAATTGTCACTAACTACAAATTTTAATGActcttttttggtaaattaatttgaatgaCTGGAAACAATGAAAGATTGATTTAAACAACGGAAGTACACTTTACCTTTCTCCAGTTTGCTTAGAGTTCTAATTTGCTCCCtcaattttatttgaacaaccttaatcttaaattttaatgtgtcAATCTGGTCCCTCTTAAGAAATGTCAATCTGGTCTGTCAAGTGAAACTGAGATTGTCTGATGTAAAATTCAGTACTCAATTTTGCCTTAACTAGCTGAATAGAATTGGCTACAGTAAATTACAACAAAATAGAAGAAGGATTGACATCGATCATGTTGTGAAACTATAAGGAATAGACGTTATGTCGTCAATTCCTTATAAGTTCCAATTTTTGTGATCAACTGGAAATTACAAGGTTGACATTAATCAAATTGGCTAGATGCCCCAGAATCCCAGATTGAAACTTTTAGTAAATTACAGGGAATAGAAGTGTATATATACTTCGGcttatgaaaatgtaattttctATCACCAACACATCAACAAGATGCAACTTTATGTAAAGCTATACAATTTAAAGTTGATGcagatttccttttttttttttttttttttttttttttttaaatttttctttggATAGCTAATGAATGTTAAAAGATATGCATTATAAGAACCTTCATACCTCTGAGTTTCTATGTCGTTCACGTTCATGTTCACGTATCTGTTCAACTGTCATTCCAGACCATTCATCAATCCAAGAAAAGCAATTCCGATGGCTTTCTAGGAAAAGAGCCCTCTCACCCTATAAAAAGTATCCCAATTATAATGACACTATAATAAAAGGTAAACTCCAAGATCTTATAACATGAATAGACGTTCTGAAGATAATCACACACATGGTAAAATCGAAAACCAATATAAAATTAACGTTTCACTCCGCTTAGCATCTTCCttagaaaataagaaagaaaatctCTTTGTTTCCTCCgtatcattatttttatttccaaCAGTAGTAAACATTGCCTCATTCTGCTGCAAAACAAACCTGAACTATGAAAACAAAtcaactatttataaatataactTAATGGTTAGTTGGGTGACGCTGCCATTTGCGTAGCTATTGTATTATGGAAGATGGTTGTCATAACCCAAGGATGTGTAAcgtataacaaaaataataactgATAATCAAATCTAAGAGAGCCTACCAATAGCAAAGCTCGTTCAAGTTTATTGCCGAAACCCCAATATGGTGCATCAATGGTGACCAGTTTGTAGGCTGTCATAACTGGATCCGACGTGTcctgaaattttaaaaaataattaacagaTTAGCAGTTAGACCTAGAAGACAATCCAATCCAAGTCAAATACAAATCAGAGAGTAAGATTTTGCAAGACATAATATCCATGTAAAAAGCATTACTAAGCACAGTGAGTAATAGACAATTCATAAATTAATACAAGATTAAACTAATGGTAGGGATTATTCCAACCTGCCAGCCCTCTAAAAGTGGACCACGTCCAGTTTTCGTTGATGTAAATTGGGAAAAGTCGGTGTTGTTAGTGCCAACAATGAGGCTCCAGTAATCCTTTGCAGATGAAGCAATATCAACAGTTTCCACATCCCTGGTTGCTAATTGTGCTTTGCTTAGACCATGAACCTAGGTTGTAGTTAAAAAAGTGTCAAAGAGGACGATAAAGACAGTAAATCACCAAATTTTGGCTGCAAACAGagctacaaaataaaagaacacAAAACTTTTCTAGAAACTTACGTTATCCGAATGGCCATTGTCAGCTCTGTTAACTGTTTCGACGGTCAGCTGAAACTTGGTGAAGTACGGGCACTGCAAAATTCCAAAACATTAATTTCAAAAAAGTCCAAGAATACATGAAGTATCAATTGTTTTCAGagatggacaaaaaaaaaaaaaaataccttgATTACTGTCCATTGGCCATCCATTTGAAGTCAACCAAAACCCAAGTTGGAATAAGTTTGAAGTGTGTTTAAAAATAAGATACATGACAATTGACTTGAAGAAAGAATGGAAAACCTGTCTTGCAtcttgggtgtgcattccaggCTTCCTCTTGCATGATGAGAGCATCTGCTGGCGCAAAAGTGGTAAGCCAACCAGGAGCTTTGCTGGAATAAGAAGATGAATGAATAAGTAACCTTGGAATTCATAAAATACATGTCTCGATGAAACGTATAAACAGATGATCCACTTCACGGAAAAGAGAGTGAACAAACAGTTCGGCCACCATATACGTAGGAACATAGGTGGTATTAATGCTGTGGTAAAATCAGAACCAAATAATGTACCAAGTAATTTTTTAACTGAGGAAACGAAGTTCAACATCATTAAATAAACAATTTAGCGATAGCAACTTAAACTGACAAATCTGAACTGGTTTTACCTTTGTAGACGATAAATTTTAGAGCTGTAGTGACCCTTTCCAAATACATCATCTTCAAAGGATTTACTCTCTACTATTTCCACCCCTTCGGTACTGTTCGTGTTCTGTTCCTGCATCTTCATGACCATGTACGTCTGGGCTACTTGATACTGCAGTTCAAAGTTGTTGTTAACAATCACTCCAGAGTTCTTTTACAAgtgaaaactaaacaaaactaATGGCTGAGAATTTTAGTAGAACACAGAATCGTAAGCTCGTTAACTGCATTTACCTCTTCCAACGACATGGGCATGACAATCCGACTTCACGCAAATCCCCAattgaagaagacaaagagTTAAGGAAACCTCAATGGAAAGGTGACTTAGTTTTTGTATAGCAAGAGTTGTGAGAGAAAACTCTCCATAGCGGCATAGCCTACAATGTGCTTCTTGCTGACTAAATTAGAACGAAACTCTCATGAATCTCTTCGCAAACGATTTCGTGCATACGTATCCAGACTGTGAATCACTGCTTATATATAAAGACATGAACCCATATAGTCATATAATATGCAGACTATTAaataagaatatatatatatatacaagcaCAGATACACGTACacatatacataaatatatatagactatatatatgtatgctatATTGAGAAAAAGATAAAAGCTTTGAATTAGCAATCAGTTCTTATTCGCCAAATATGTAACGACTaagaaaactttgaaatttgaataccAAATAAAGAACATAAACCCCAGGATTAACagaaaagattgaaactttgcCTTACTGTTGTtcattgttcttcattttcctcagcaagcaaagaaaaggaaatgcTTAATCCTTCAAacccacaaaaataaaaataaaatccagAAATGCAGGGTGCAGAAGTGTACATTCATTCACCAAACTAACCATAATTTGTgacagaaaacaaaattaaaaaccataatttgctCAAGTTTGTGTTAATCCAATATCGACCACCTCAAGTAAAAATCTGTAAAACAACATAAATCAAGATCAAACagcattttctcagcaaccagaTAAAGGGGTAACAAATAAACAATCCAGAAACCATAATTAAGGAAAAATATAAAGGATACAATTCCTTCATCAGAACCATTTCCACCGACTTTAATCTTCAAAATCCGACCAAAACTGTGATCCCCAACTTCAAATGTGGCACAAAACAGACAGAACCCAGAAAGCAGAAGCAGATTTTGAACCCAAAAAGCAGAGGCAGAAGCAGAATTCAACCCAGAAGTCAGAGGATTATTTGAGCAAGCAGGATTGAAGAAAATATCTTTCTGTTCTTGCCAAGTGCAGGGAAATTAGAGAGTCTTCGCTTCTTTATACCGTTGGCGTTGTAATAAAAAGGCACGTCACGTCGTCACCAGCTCAACCCCCAGCGCATTTTAGCATGAGTCGAGCCAGGAGACGGAGCCAATGAACGTTGGAAGAGTAGATGCGAGTCCCTTCTGACTTTTGaggggttttttattttattttattttgggttaACACTTTTTTGGAGTTCCTAGACACGCGTTTTGCCGCTAAGACGACGTCGTTTCCTCCGTA is a genomic window containing:
- the LOC137716271 gene encoding uncharacterized protein produces the protein MVLMKEFRIVMPMSLEEYQVAQTYMVMKMQEQNTNSTEGVEIVESKSFEDDVFGKGHYSSKIYRLQSKAPGWLTTFAPADALIMQEEAWNAHPRCKTVIKCPYFTKFQLTVETVNRADNGHSDNVHGLSKAQLATRDVETVDIASSAKDYWSLIVGTNNTDFSQFTSTKTGRGPLLEGWQDTSDPVMTAYKLVTIDAPYWGFGNKLERALLLGERALFLESHRNCFSWIDEWSGMTVEQIREHERERHRNSEIQELGRPTLMKSLEDIDQRLLPESEEIFSGQRPQLST